Proteins found in one Oculatellaceae cyanobacterium genomic segment:
- a CDS encoding type II toxin-antitoxin system VapC family toxin: MATAIADESNELWLSPISVWETLLLGQKGKIEFQPDPHRWVKRGLELLDVREASLNNEIAFLSRQLEMKHEDPADRFLAATAVHWNLTLVTVDKRLVDLEWLTTLS, encoded by the coding sequence ATCGCAACTGCCATAGCCGACGAGTCGAATGAACTATGGTTGAGTCCTATCAGTGTTTGGGAAACCCTCTTATTGGGGCAGAAAGGAAAGATCGAATTCCAACCAGATCCGCACCGATGGGTGAAAAGAGGACTGGAACTGCTTGATGTGAGGGAAGCCAGCCTGAACAATGAAATCGCCTTTTTGAGTCGGCAACTAGAAATGAAACATGAAGATCCAGCCGATCGTTTTCTAGCAGCGACGGCAGTACATTGGAATCTAACTTTAGTGACTGTAGATAAAAGACTGGTAGACCTAGAATGGTTGACAACTTTAAGTTGA
- a CDS encoding type II toxin-antitoxin system Phd/YefM family antitoxin codes for MTIDNDYGQHIPMEKVQISEFKALCLRLLEQVNQTGEPLMITKKGQPLAVVYPAPKQRTRVPFGVAQGTAKIKGNIVEPACDPSEWEALQ; via the coding sequence TTGACTATAGACAATGACTATGGTCAACATATTCCTATGGAAAAAGTACAAATTTCGGAATTTAAAGCTCTTTGCCTTCGTTTGTTGGAACAAGTTAACCAAACGGGAGAACCTTTAATGATTACCAAGAAGGGTCAACCACTGGCGGTAGTTTATCCGGCTCCAAAGCAACGAACAAGAGTTCCCTTTGGTGTAGCCCAAGGAACAGCCAAAATTAAAGGAAATATTGTTGAACCTGCTTGTGATCCTAGCGAGTGGGAGGCGTTGCAATGA
- the uvsE gene encoding UV DNA damage repair endonuclease UvsE — protein MTEAMSLVSNVPKLGLVCITASDQVRYRTVTRKRLLQLSSEDQQQVLRQLYQDNLQRFNKALDFCEANNIKLYRITSSLFPFADTPEGESVLNEFDHELKATGDRSQSLGIRIVVHPDQFVVLSSDTPSVIENSIKILQMQAMIFDKLGLPRSPWAMMEVHGGKSDRAERLINVIRNLPEGIRSRLALENDEYAYSASEILEVCRAANIPMVFDAHHHVIHEKLDTYEDPSVPEILAAARSTWPLPEWQLVHISNGREAFGDPHHSDFITIMPTSYRNAPWIEVEAKLKEQAIEKLRTEWLSPLLAVS, from the coding sequence ATGACAGAAGCAATGAGCCTTGTAAGCAACGTACCTAAACTGGGGTTAGTGTGTATCACCGCATCGGATCAAGTGCGTTATCGTACAGTAACGCGCAAACGTTTGTTACAACTAAGTTCTGAAGACCAACAGCAAGTTTTGCGTCAGTTGTATCAAGATAATTTGCAGCGTTTCAATAAGGCGCTAGATTTTTGTGAAGCTAATAATATCAAGCTGTATAGAATTACTTCTTCCTTATTTCCTTTTGCAGATACACCAGAGGGGGAGAGTGTATTAAATGAGTTTGATCATGAATTAAAAGCAACAGGCGATCGCTCTCAATCTCTCGGTATTCGTATAGTAGTACACCCAGATCAATTTGTAGTTCTGAGTTCCGATACACCTTCTGTAATTGAGAACAGTATTAAGATACTGCAAATGCAGGCGATGATTTTTGATAAACTCGGATTACCGCGATCGCCTTGGGCAATGATGGAAGTACATGGAGGAAAAAGCGATCGCGCTGAACGTTTAATTAATGTTATTCGCAATCTACCAGAAGGTATTCGCTCTCGACTAGCATTAGAAAATGATGAATACGCCTACAGCGCCTCAGAAATTTTAGAAGTATGTCGCGCTGCTAATATACCAATGGTATTTGATGCTCATCACCATGTTATTCACGAAAAATTAGATACTTACGAAGATCCTAGCGTTCCCGAAATCTTAGCAGCAGCGCGTAGCACTTGGCCATTACCTGAATGGCAACTTGTTCACATTTCTAACGGGCGCGAAGCATTTGGCGATCCGCATCACAGTGATTTTATTACAATTATGCCTACTTCATACCGTAACGCACCCTGGATTGAAGTAGAAGCTAAGTTGAAAGAACAGGCAATTGAAAAGTTACGAACAGAATGGCTATCACCGTTATTAGCTGTTAGTTAA
- a CDS encoding DUF3611 family protein, with the protein METKSESHSLSPTIEGIATTFRITGWIDFWLQLALVVVCSFTLLFAISGRNFSTETTSGIGIGIFWAVCGLLSLCFSAFLAFRYTRIAKGLHNPNTDLRPKKADTIQLLRLGVIVGLVGILLFLLGAGATLGVLVAKSVSQPPGVAITDPNRIVRALDVFVAVANVNGIAAHFVGTVSAIFLLERIHR; encoded by the coding sequence ATGGAAACTAAATCAGAATCTCACTCGCTTTCTCCAACTATAGAAGGAATTGCCACAACTTTTCGTATTACAGGTTGGATTGACTTTTGGCTACAGTTAGCACTCGTTGTAGTTTGCAGTTTTACTTTATTATTTGCCATCTCTGGTCGTAACTTTAGCACCGAAACTACTTCCGGGATAGGAATTGGGATTTTTTGGGCTGTCTGTGGGCTTTTATCACTGTGCTTTAGTGCTTTTTTAGCTTTCCGTTATACTCGCATAGCCAAAGGTTTACACAATCCTAATACTGATTTGCGTCCTAAGAAAGCAGATACAATTCAACTATTGCGGCTAGGAGTGATTGTGGGTTTAGTAGGAATATTATTATTTTTACTAGGCGCTGGAGCAACTTTGGGAGTGTTAGTAGCAAAATCTGTCTCCCAACCTCCAGGGGTAGCTATTACTGATCCTAACAGGATTGTTCGAGCTTTGGATGTATTTGTGGCAGTAGCAAATGTTAACGGTATCGCTGCTCACTTTGTAGGTACTGTTTCGGCAATTTTTTTGTTAGAAAGAATACATCGTTAA
- a CDS encoding DUF29 domain-containing protein, which translates to MTSKLDQLSIIFQENLYEQDFYLWILLTANQIREGKFDAVDWENVLEELESLGRSDKRELRNRLIVLLEHLLKLAYWKSEKEANAKGWLLTITEQRRQIKVILKDSPSLKPFVQEIFVECYQDAVKNVAISSGLNLFPTESPFTQEDTFNPDWIPE; encoded by the coding sequence AGACCAACTCTCTATTATTTTCCAAGAAAATCTTTATGAGCAAGATTTTTACTTGTGGATACTTTTAACAGCTAACCAAATTCGAGAGGGTAAATTTGATGCTGTTGACTGGGAAAATGTGTTAGAGGAGTTAGAGAGTTTGGGGAGATCCGATAAACGCGAGTTAAGAAATCGCTTAATTGTTTTATTGGAACATCTGCTGAAACTCGCTTATTGGAAATCTGAAAAAGAAGCTAATGCTAAAGGTTGGCTGTTGACAATTACAGAACAGCGACGGCAAATTAAGGTGATACTCAAGGATAGCCCTAGCTTGAAACCTTTTGTACAAGAAATATTTGTTGAGTGTTACCAAGATGCGGTGAAAAATGTGGCGATCTCATCTGGACTCAATCTATTCCCCACCGAGTCGCCATTTACCCAAGAAGACACCTTTAACCCTGACTGGATACCTGAGTAA
- the ftsH3 gene encoding ATP-dependent zinc metalloprotease FtsH3: protein MNNKRWRNAGLYALLAIVVIALATTFLEKPTQSQKVWKYSEFIQEVEGGRIERVGLSSDRTKALVTAQDGNKVIVNLPNDPDLVNILTSKGVDIAVLPQSDDSFWFRALSSLFFPVLLLVGLFFLLRRAQGGPGSQAMNFGKSKARVQMEPQTQVTFGDVAGIDQAKLELNEVVDFLKNADRFTAIGAKIPKGVLLVGPPGTGKTLLARAVAGEAGVPFFSISGSEFVEMFVGVGASRVRDLFEQAKSQAPCIVFIDEIDAVGRQRGAGLGGGNDEREQTLNQLLTEMDGFEGNTGIIIIAATNRPDVLDSALLRPGRFDRQVVVDRPDYAGRSEILKVHARGKTLAKDVDLDKIARRTPGFTGADLSNLLNEAAILAARRSLTEISMDEVNDAIDRVLAGPEKKDRVMSEKRKTLVAYHEAGHALVGALMPDYDPVQKISIIPRGRAGGLTWFTPSEDRLDSGLYSRSYLQNQMAVALGGRIAEEIIFGDEEVTTGASNDLQQVARVARQMVMRFGMSDRLGPVALGRQQGNMFLGRDINAERDFSEETAATIDDEVHNLVEQAYNRAKEVLVNNKHVLDKLAGMLIEKETVDSEELQELLANNDVKMAAIA, encoded by the coding sequence GTGAATAATAAGCGGTGGAGAAACGCAGGGCTATACGCACTGTTAGCAATAGTTGTGATCGCCTTAGCAACCACATTTTTAGAAAAACCTACCCAAAGCCAAAAGGTATGGAAGTATAGCGAGTTTATTCAGGAAGTTGAAGGCGGCAGAATCGAGCGAGTCGGTTTAAGTTCCGATCGCACCAAAGCTTTAGTCACAGCCCAAGACGGCAATAAAGTCATTGTTAATCTGCCCAACGATCCAGACTTGGTAAATATCCTCACCAGTAAAGGTGTAGATATTGCAGTTCTACCTCAAAGCGATGATAGCTTCTGGTTCCGCGCCTTGAGTAGCCTATTCTTCCCAGTGCTGCTATTAGTCGGGTTGTTCTTCTTACTGCGTCGCGCTCAAGGTGGCCCAGGTTCTCAAGCAATGAACTTTGGCAAGTCTAAAGCCAGAGTACAAATGGAGCCACAAACCCAAGTAACCTTTGGTGATGTTGCAGGGATTGACCAAGCCAAGCTAGAACTCAACGAAGTTGTAGACTTCCTGAAGAACGCAGACCGATTCACCGCGATTGGTGCAAAAATTCCTAAAGGTGTGTTGTTAGTTGGCCCTCCAGGGACAGGTAAAACGCTGTTAGCTCGTGCAGTTGCAGGGGAAGCAGGTGTTCCTTTCTTCTCCATCTCTGGTTCAGAGTTTGTAGAAATGTTCGTTGGTGTCGGTGCTTCTCGTGTCCGCGACTTGTTTGAACAAGCTAAGTCTCAAGCACCTTGTATTGTATTTATTGATGAAATTGATGCCGTTGGTCGTCAACGGGGCGCTGGTTTAGGTGGTGGTAATGACGAACGCGAACAAACCCTTAACCAGTTGTTGACCGAAATGGACGGCTTTGAAGGCAACACTGGCATCATTATTATTGCTGCTACCAACCGCCCAGACGTATTAGATTCCGCCTTACTGCGTCCAGGTCGTTTCGACCGCCAGGTAGTTGTAGACAGACCTGATTATGCTGGTCGCTCAGAAATTTTGAAAGTTCACGCGCGGGGTAAAACTCTAGCTAAGGACGTAGATTTAGACAAAATTGCCCGTCGTACACCTGGTTTTACTGGTGCTGACCTTTCTAACTTATTGAACGAAGCAGCAATTTTAGCTGCACGTCGTAGCCTCACTGAAATCTCGATGGATGAAGTGAATGATGCGATCGACCGTGTATTAGCAGGGCCGGAGAAGAAAGACCGTGTGATGAGCGAGAAGCGCAAGACTTTAGTTGCTTATCACGAAGCTGGTCACGCCTTGGTTGGTGCGTTAATGCCAGATTATGATCCAGTACAAAAGATCAGTATTATTCCTCGTGGTCGTGCTGGTGGTTTAACTTGGTTTACACCCAGTGAAGACCGCTTAGATTCTGGTCTTTACAGCCGTTCTTACCTGCAAAATCAAATGGCAGTAGCTTTGGGTGGTCGCATTGCCGAAGAAATTATCTTTGGTGATGAAGAAGTAACCACTGGTGCTTCCAATGACTTGCAGCAAGTAGCGCGAGTAGCACGTCAAATGGTGATGCGGTTTGGTATGAGCGATCGCTTAGGCCCTGTTGCACTTGGTCGTCAACAAGGCAATATGTTCTTAGGTCGTGATATTAATGCTGAACGCGATTTCTCTGAAGAAACTGCTGCCACCATTGATGATGAAGTCCACAATTTAGTAGAACAAGCATACAACCGTGCTAAAGAAGTGCTGGTTAATAACAAGCACGTCTTAGATAAATTAGCAGGAATGTTAATTGAAAAAGAAACTGTAGACTCGGAAGAATTGCAAGAATTGCTGGCAAATAATGATGTCAAAATGGCTGCGATAGCGTAG